The Candidatus Woesearchaeota archaeon sequence TTGAACTCAACCACCACGTCGAGATCAAAGGTCCTAAAAGTACAAGACCTCTTCTTGATGCACTTATAGCAACAAGTTTCATGGCAATCATGCTCATCAGCGCGCATTTTTTGCTCAAAACAACCGAGCACATCGTCACACTCACAGGTCTTGGAGGGTCACTCATTGGAGTGATCTCCTTAGGAGTTGCTTCTGCTGCTCCAGAACTTTTCACTGCGCTCTCAGGAATCAAACAAAAAGCGATGGGTATTTCCTTGGGAACGCTTATCGGCAGCAATATCACCAATCCTCTTGTCGCGATCGGAGGAGGGGCGCTGCTCTCAACGTACTGGGTACCGTTACCTCTTATCTATTGGGATCTTCCCATGGAGACCATTACCGCAGCACTTCTTCTCATCTACTTACTCAGAAATAAAGGCAAACTGGGAAAAGGCGGAGCATACTATCTCATAGGTCTTTATGCCGTGTACCTTATCATGAGATTTGCATTTTTTTCAGTTGATTAAGAGTTTTTCTCACCAATCTTTTTATACTTCTTAAC is a genomic window containing:
- a CDS encoding sodium:calcium antiporter — encoded protein: MLHETLGGSIGVVLVCIVILMLSAERAVQKIIGILNKYKFSSTFGGLTIFSLATSIPEIFAHLAASFGILRGTLDYKIASATVLGANIGSDVIQQTLLIGLVVLLMGGLTFERKFLKTAYLPMIGTTLMCIILGWDRTFSRLDGAILFGTFLAYMFFLYRLELNHHVEIKGPKSTRPLLDALIATSFMAIMLISAHFLLKTTEHIVTLTGLGGSLIGVISLGVASAAPELFTALSGIKQKAMGISLGTLIGSNITNPLVAIGGGALLSTYWVPLPLIYWDLPMETITAALLLIYLLRNKGKLGKGGAYYLIGLYAVYLIMRFAFFSVD